A genome region from Babesia bigemina genome assembly Bbig001, chromosome : I includes the following:
- a CDS encoding u5 snRNP-associated subunit, putaitve, putative, with protein sequence MSLLPGARKFVPPPASSAPAHYAPGAGRGATAFTTRADFGYAAATASDPFGKPPPGYVPGRGRGATSFAGGVSRDDVADALDRSVVGGEDTVNLENEHLFQDAEYDDEDREADLIYESIDMRMDDRRRSRRESQIKAEVNRQRSEKPTIHQQLAPLKRELEALTMEDWESIPSIGDYSLKRKQQNKRQPQYTAAPDSLLYSARAHMQSDTSIGTSTPLGFATPLGIMGGSATPLGARSVSVMRTPAGTTSSLNDLGEARGAVLSITLDKVMDNLSGQTVVDPKGYLTDLNAMNIKSDSDIADIKKARTLLKSVIATNPTHAPGWIAAARIEELAGKLSSAREIIAQACEKCGDREDVWLEAARLEKPEYAKAVLAKAVRMVPKSVKIWVEAANRESNTNDKRRILRKALEFVPNSVRLWKDAISLEDETNAYIMLKRAVECVPDSVDLWLALARLCPYQEAQKVLNEARKQLPTNPDIWITAAKLEESNGNKPMVEKIIARGLENLTKKGVIHVRSNWLKNAEVCENNSFVATAQAIVKCTMTTGLDPSMYLDSWLQDGEQFEEKGLYGCARAVYRSALDQMKTKKSLWLALAELETKHGSPTDVDDVLTQATKYCPNSEILWLMLAKHKWLQGDVEAARAILADAHSKNQESEAISLAAVKLEREHDEFDRARELLVRARKQCGTRKIWMQSVQLERQLGNYSVAIDMCEEALQLHPYFDKLWMIAGQMRLELPEPNLLEAVGIFKCGTENCPWSTALWLLALEALMRNDEQAKARAMVDMAKTKIRCILGPRLKQSEKVVTVNTKRLSQTELVRIAKAASNHPEGEVTSQEEDQELVDGLVETIMKTCDLLWLRAIDIELECGSATNAHFMISSALQEFPESGCLWARAIFLEEKNAQNSKAVDALNQCPNSPIVVMAAARLFWRDKKTLKARKWFQRALALDDTNGIVWGTFLAFELEGGDSEAIKEVINGCVKAEPNAGYEWCAVVKRVANWRLPWPHKLYRFVEEYHHDILSNALEKLPPDIKSVLIPGEAPVENDS encoded by the exons ATGTCTCTCCTTCCTGGAGCGCGCAAGTTCGTCCCGCCTCCGGCGAGCAGCGCGCCGGCACATTACGCCCCGGGCGCCGGTAGAGG GGCGACCGCTTTCACCACCAGAGCTGACTTTGGTTATGCAGCAGCCACGGCATCCGA CCCGTTCGGCAAGCCTCCGCCAGGTTATGTTCCCGGTAGAGGTCGTGGAGCCACCAGTTTCGCCGGCGGTGTCTCTCGAGACGATGTAGCCGACGCTTTGGACCGCTCCGTCGTGGGCGGCGAGGACACGGTGAACCTCGAGAACGAACACCTGTTCCAAGACGCAGAGTACGACGATGAAGATCGCGAAGCGGACCTCATATACGAGTCGATTGATATGCGTATGGATGATCGGCGTCGATCGCGGCGCGAATCGCAGATCAAGGCGGAGGTCAACCGGCAGCGGTCGGAGAAGCCGACGATTCACCAGCAACTGGCGCCTCTGAAGCGTGAGTTGGAGGCTCTAACGATGGAGGACTGGGAGTCCATCCCGTCGATCGGTGACTATTCGTTGAAGCGCAAACAGCAGAACAAAAGGCAGCCGCAGTACACGGCGGCTCCGGACTCGCTGCTCTACTCCGCGCGCGCACACATGCAGAGCGATACCAGCATCGGCACGTCAACCCCGCTCGGGTTCGCCACTCCGCTGGGCATCATGGGTGGCAGTGCCACTCCCCTGGGGGCCCGATCCGTCTCGGTGATGCGGACACCGGCGGGCACGACCAGCTCGCTGAACGACCTGGGTGAGGCCAGGGGCGCCGTTCTCTCCATCACACTCGACAAGGTCATGGACAACCTCAGCGGCCAGACGGTGGTCGACCCCAAGGGTTACCTGACAGATTTGAATGCCATGAACATCAAGAGCGACAGCGACATTGCAGACATCAAGAAGGCGCGTACACTGCTAAAGTCGGTCATCGCCACCAACCCCACCCATGCACCCGGATGGATCGCCGCTGCGCGCATCGAGGAACTTGCTGGGAAGCTGTCGAGTGCGCGAGAGATCATCGCTCAGGCGTGTGAGAAGTGCGGCGACCGCGAGGATGTATGGTTAGAGGCTGCGCGCTTGGAGAAGCCGGAGTACGCAAAGGCGGTTTTGGCCAAGGCGGTGCGCATGGTTCCGAAGTCCGTGAAGATATGGGTGGAGGCTGCCAACCGCGAAAGTAACACGAATGACAAGCGCCGCATACTCAGAAAGGCACTCGAGTTCGTGCCCAACTCAGTGCGTCTTTGGAAGGACGCAATATCGCTCGAAGATGAAACCAATGCCTACATCATGCTAAAGCGCGCCGTGGAGTGCGTGCCTGACTCCGTTGACCTTTGGCTGGCCCTGGCGAGGCTATGCCCATACCAGGAGGCCCAGAAGGTGCTGAACGAGGCGAGGAAGCAGCTGCCCACGAACCCAGATATCTGGATAACGGCTGCTAAACTGGAGGAGTCGAACGGTAACAAGCCTATG GTTGAGAAGATCATCGCACGTGGTCTGGAGAACCTTACCAAGAAGGGTGTCATACACGTGCGTTCCAACTGGCTGAAGAATGCCGAAGTGTGCGAAAACAACTCATTTGTGGCTACCGCCCAGGCCATTGTAAAGTGCACGATGACCACGGGTCTCGATCCCTCAATGTACCTGGATTCTTGGCTCCAGGATGGTGAGCAGTTCGAGGAGAAGGGCTTATACGGATGCGCTAGGGCAGTGTATCGCAGCGCACTGGATCAAATGAAGACGAAAAAGTCGCTCTGGCTGGCGCTGGCAGAGTTGGAGACGAAGCATGGCTCGCCGACTGATGTCGACGACGTGCTTACACAGGCCACCAAGTACTGCCCCAACTCCGAAATTCTGTGGCTCATGTTAGCCAAACACAAGTGGTTGCAAGGCGATGTTGAGGCTGCGCGTGCCATTCTAGCTGACGCGCATTCCAAGAACCAAGAGTCGGAGGCCATCTCCCTGGCTGCAGTTAAGCTCGAGAGGGAACACGACGAATTCGACCGAGCGCGTGAGCTGTTGGTGCGCGCGCGGAAGCAGTGTGGTACGCGCAAGATTTGGATGCAGAGTGTACAGCTGGAGCGGCAGCTGGGCAATTATAGCGTGGCCATCGACATGTGTGAGGAGGCGCTGCAGTTGCATCCCTACTTCGACAAGTTGTGGATGATAGCGGGGCAAATGCGCCTAGAGCTTCCAGAACCCAACTTACTCGAAGCGGTGGGTATTTTCAAGTGCGGCACCGAAAACTGCCCATGGAGCACCGCCTTGTGGCTGCTCGCCCTGGAGGCGCTAATGCGCAACGACGAACAGGCGAAGGCCAGGGCGATGGTGGACATGGCCAAAACGAAAATCAGATGCATCCTCGGGCCGCGCCTCAAGCAGTCGGAGAAGGTGGTAACCGTTAACACCAAGCGGTTGTCCCAGACCGAACTCGTGCGCATCGCCAAGGCGGCTTCCAACCACCCGGAAGGCGAAGTGACGTCACAAGAGGAAGATCAGGAGCTGGTAGATGGCCTCGTTGAGACGATCATGAAGACATGCGATCTGCTATGGCTGCGCGCTATCGATATAGAACTGGAGTGTGGTAGCGCGACTAATGCTCATTTCATGATCTCATCTGCTTTACAAGAGTTCCCGGAGTCAGGTTGTCTCTGGGCTCGGGCCATTTTCCTCGAGGAGAAGAACGCGCAGAACTCCAAGGCAGTTGATGCACTGAACCAGTGCCCCAACTCACCGATAGTTGTGATGGCAGCCGCTCGATTGTTCTGGCGGGACAAGAAGACGCTCAAGGCTCGCAAGTGGTTCCAACGTGCGCTCGCACTGGACGACACCAATGGAATAGTATGGGGGACGTTCCTCGCGTTCGAGCTTGAAGGGGGCGACTCTGAGGCCATCAAGGAGGTGATCAACGGCTGTGTTAAGGCGGAGCCCAACGCAGGGTACGAGTGGTGCGCAGTTGTGAAGCGCGTTGCGAATTGGCGTCTACCGTGGCCACACAAACTCTATCGTTTCGTCGAGGAGTACCATCACGACATCCTGTCGAACGCTTTGGAAAAACTGCCGCCGGACATCAAGTCAGTCCTGATACCGGGAGAGGCGCCAGTTGAGAATGATAGCTAA